TTCTGCCCGCTTGGCCCCTGGATCGAGACGGATCTCGACTCTTCGGACGTGTTGATCACTTGTTCGGTGAACGGACAGATGCGCCAGATGGCGTCCACGCGCGACATGGTGTTCACCGTTCCTCAACTCATCGCCTTCGTCTCCTCGATCATGACCCTCGATCCCGGCGACTTGATCCTCACGGGAACCCCCGCCGGCGTCGGAATCCTCGGTGACGGCGACGAGGTGACTGTAGACATTGAAGGCGTCGGCACGCTGCGGAACCCGGTGCGCGGCCAACCGAGAGACGAAGGATAATCCACCCACACTCAGGAGGCGTTTCATGGGTCTCAAACCCGATCATTGGATTGCGAAAATGGCTCGTGAAGAAAAAATGATCGATCCCTTTGCCGCGGAGCAAGTCCGCGATGGCGTCATTTCGTACGGCGTCTCGTCCTACGGGTACGATATCCGCGTGGCAGACGAATTCAAGATCTTCACCAACGTGTATTCGGCCGTCGTCGATCCGAAACAATTCGACAAGGCGTCGATGGTCGATCTCAAGTCAGACGTCTGCATCATTCCCCCGAATTCGTTTGCGCTGGCGCGAACCGTGGAATACTTTCGCATCCCCCGCGGTGTACTCACGATCTGTGTGGGCAAGTCGACCTACGCGCGCTGCGGCATCATCGTTAACGTGACCCCCTTCGAACCCGAATGGGAAGGCTTCGTCACCCTGGAGATTTCCAACACAACCCCTCTCCCGGCGAAGATCTACGCCAACGAAGGCATCGCCCAGGTGCTTTTCTTCGAAGCCGACGATGAATGCCTCCAATCCTACGCGGACAAAAAAGGAAAGTATCAGAAGCAGAAAGAAATCGTGCTTCCCCGGATGTAGCACTCGAAATCCGGCGTCGAGAGCATTCGAGTGCACTTGCACAGCAACGAACGAGCCGCCGGGACCAAAACCGGCGGCTTTTTTACTTCTATCCAGGCGGAGCGCCTAAATCTGGAATTCTCCGGACCGGTAGAACAGCTCCCCATCGACGATGATCTCTCCCCCGTCACGCATTTCGCAAATCATGTCCCAATGGATGGCGCTCTCGTTGCTCGATCCTGTTTCCGGATATCCGGCGCCGAGCGCCATGTGGATCGTGCCGCCGATTTTCTCATCGAAGAGGATGTTCTTGATGAAGCGGTTGATGCGTTTGTTGGTTCCCATAGCGAATTCGCCCACGTATTTCGCGCCGGCGTCGGTTTCCAGCATGCGCAGAAGAAACTCTTCGTTCTTCTTCGCGCTGGCCTTCACCACTTTGCCGGCTTCAAAATGAAGCTCGACTCCAGCGACCTCACGGCCGCTGTATATCGCCGGATAGGTAAATCGAATCCAGCCGTCGAGCGAATCCTCCACCGGGCCGGTGAATATCTCCCCGCTGGGCATGTTGTACGTGCCGTCGGAATTGATGAACTTGCGGCCGTCGATCGAAAGCTTGAGTTCTACGTTCGGCCCACGTACTTCGACGCTGCGCTTGCCGGCCAACCAATCCACCAAACGCTGCTGCTCGTCGTGGACGGCTTGCCACGCCGCGACCGGGTCATCCTGGTCGGCGAAGGTGGTGCCGTATACGAAGTCCTCGAATTCGGATAAATTCATGTCCGCGTCCTGGGCGTAGGCTTCGGTCGGGAAGAGGCTGATCACCCAGCGCAGATCCTTGGATGCCGAACGCTGCATGAAAATTTTCGTCAATTCGGCGTGCGCCCTCGAACGCAGGCTCTGTTTGGCCGGGTCTACGTTGCTCAGGACGCGCGTGTTCGACGAGCTGTCGATGTTGATCATTACGTCGAACTCCGAGCGGACGATTTTCTCGAAGCGGTGCACGCGCTGCAGCTGATCCTCGTTTCCCTCGGTGAAGAGGATGTAAGCCAGATCCTCGACTTCGACACGCGAACGCAGCAATCCGAGCAGAACGTACGGATACGCCCCGGCGCGGATGACTTCACGGTAAATCTCCCGAACCAGCGGCATCCCCGCCGGCTGGTGGTAAATCGCCACTACGTCCTTCGGCCGCACCTTGGTCGAATACTGCACCAGAATCTTCGCCAGATTCACCACGCGCGCATCTGCCATGGAACACATCCTTTCTCGGCGATATTTTCCTTGATTATATCAACGCTATCGTTATCTAGAATTAATGATATGTCCGTGAAAAGCGTTGAATGTATGAATGAGTGTGTTTGCACGATTGATTGCCTCATTCAACGAAACCATGCCTCGATTTGCACACACATCATTCGTAGGGCCGGCCAGTGTGCCGGCCCAATTTCACATCGTTTTTTTGGGCGCACACATGGGTGCACCCCAATATTGATGGAATTGATCCCATGAAAGTCCGCAGGTCGTATTGAAGGGAACCGAAATCCAAACCTCTCACAATTACGAGCGAGAGTTCTTGTAGGGGTGGGTTTGAAACCCGTCCCTGCCGGGCTGTCTGGTTTCAAGTGGGTGTTCGCGTGGGGGTGTTCAGAAATTGATGAATTCGAATTCAAGGAAAATCAAGACTGCTTGTCTGCAGCCATCGATCCAGGACCCTGAAAGGTATCGCTGCCTGACGTCGGTTGCTAATAAAATCGAAGTACTCGAGTTCGATTCAACGCCACGCGCCGCTCAGCGTGCAGCCGGCGTCAAATTCGAGGGCGAGCAGGTAATCCGTCTGCGCAGGATTTCCCCAGTGGAAGTTGAGCGCGATGACGACCACCTGGTCCTGGGGAATGGTCTTGTTGGCATCCGCCGACATCTCGAGAACGATGCCGTTCTGCAGGTCTTCCAGCCCGATTTCCCCCTGCCAGAGAACGTCATCCCCCAGGCGAATGTGCTGCAGCACACCCTTCACCGTTGCGTCCCAACTCAACTCTCGCACACTCACGAGGTTCACACTCCGGCCGCTCTGATTGTCGACGATCCACTCGGCGTCGTTTCCCTGTTCCCCCAGATATTGAAGCCGGAGGCCCGGGCAGGCATCCGAGGTTACCGGCTCAGGTGTGGGAGAAGCGGCGAGAACGACAACCTGCTCCGTCGCAGTGGGTGCAATGTCGATCACGGCTGCCGTCCGGGACGGCGTCGAGGTCACCATGGCAGTCGTTCCGAACCCGGAAAAATAATCCCGCAGCAGCAGCGTTGCCGCAACCCCGGCGAAGATCACCAGCGTCAGCGGCACGACCCAAAGCGAACCCCTCCGCTGCGAGGCCGGTGTAGATGCGGCCGACGACGAGGGATCCATTTCGCCAACGCCCGTCTGATTCACCACGTCGAGCGCCAATCTAACTTGCGGAGAAGTTTCTGGAGGCAATCGAAATTGCGGCAGCGGTTTCCCGTCCAACGCAGCCAGATAGGCCTCCTTCATGAGGCGAATGCTCGGAAATCGATCCTCGCGTCGTTTGGCCAGGGATTTGAGAATCACCCGTTCTTCGTCCGGTGGAATTTGCGGGTTGAAGCGTCTCGGGCGGGGAACCGGTTCGTTGATGTGCGCCAGGACGCTCGCCATGGGTTTATCGGATTCGAAGGGCAGCCGTCCGGTTGCCATGCGGTAGAGTATTACGCCCAATGAATACTGATCCGAACGGGCATCGATTTTCTCGCCGCGCCCCTGTTCGGGAGAGATGTATGCCGGTGTGCCCATCAACATCGACCCCGTGAGCGTGTCCGAACCTTCGATCTGGCGCGCCAGGCCAAAGTCGGTCAGCAAGGCGTTGCCCTTCTCGTCGATCATCACGTTGGAAGGTTTGATATCGCGGTGAATGATGCCCTTGTCGTGCGCCAGGGAAAGCGCGTCGGAAATCTGCTGCACCCAACGCTTGCATTCCTGTTTGGAAATACTGCCGTGCTCCATGCGCTCCTGCAGCGTTTCGCCGCGCACGAAGGGCATGACGAGATAGATGTAGCCCTGCGTCTGTCCGTAATCGATGACCGGAACGATGGATGGATGCGTGAGATGCTGCTTGACCAACTGGGCTTCGCGTCGAAAGCGTTTCAAGAACATGCGGTCGGCGCTCATCGCCGGGGACAACACTTTCAAGGCCACCTCGTGCATGCTGCGCGTGTCGACGGCCCGATAGACCGTCGCCATGCCCCCCTGGCCGACGAGCTCGCGAAGATGGTAGTGATCGAGCATTTTTCCAACCAACACACTCATAATGCTACCTCTGCTGCAGGGTTCGATGTGCACAGCAACCAAGGGTTTACACTACAGGGACATTTGTGTCAAGCGGAGCGAGTTCGAGAATGGATGTATGCGGCAGTTCTCCTGCTATGCCTCGCGTGGTTCCATGATCGACTCCAAAGCTGCATAACAAACGATCCAAAAGAACGGTCCGCTACAAACGCAGAATTCACACAAACCTTGAGGGCGCACATTAAGCAGGTTATCATCATTCGAATTCCAACGCAGGCACACTGCGAAAGGTGACCCGATGAAGACGACCGCACGTGCGGAATGGTTTGCCGGAGTACGGGCGCAGCTCCCCATCCTTCTCGGCGTCGTGCCGTTTGGGGTGATCTTTGGCGCCCTGGCGCTCTCCGCCGGGATTCCCCCATTGGAAACTCAAGCGTTTTCACTCTTCGTCTTTGCCGGCAGCGCACAGTTCATCTCCGCCGGATTGATCGCAGAGGGCACTCCGGCGCTCATCGTGGTGCTCACCATTTTCGTCGTCAATCTACGTCACGCGCTGTACAGCGCAAGTATTTCCCAGTACACCCAGCATCTCCCCAAACGCTGGAAAGCCGTCCTCGCCTGGCTGCTCACGGATGAAGCCTTCGTCGTCGCTTCCGTGCGCTATCGAGAACGAAATAACGCGCATTCCCATTGGTATACCCTGGGGACAGGGCTGACGCTGTGGGCCTCCTGGCAAGCGAGTACGGCCGTAGGCATAGCGCTCGGCAAGGTGATTCCGGAAAACAGTTGGCTCGATTTCGCCCTGCCGTTGACCTTTGTCGCACTGCTCGTGCCGCTGTTGATCGACCGCCCGACCTGGATTGCGGCCGCAGTCTCCGGATGTTCGGCGGTGATCCTTTCCGGGCTACCGTATAAACTCTGGATTCTGATCGCCGCCACGCTTGGCGTCGCCGCCGGCATGC
The window above is part of the Anaerolineales bacterium genome. Proteins encoded here:
- a CDS encoding aminopeptidase, which produces MADARVVNLAKILVQYSTKVRPKDVVAIYHQPAGMPLVREIYREVIRAGAYPYVLLGLLRSRVEVEDLAYILFTEGNEDQLQRVHRFEKIVRSEFDVMINIDSSSNTRVLSNVDPAKQSLRSRAHAELTKIFMQRSASKDLRWVISLFPTEAYAQDADMNLSEFEDFVYGTTFADQDDPVAAWQAVHDEQQRLVDWLAGKRSVEVRGPNVELKLSIDGRKFINSDGTYNMPSGEIFTGPVEDSLDGWIRFTYPAIYSGREVAGVELHFEAGKVVKASAKKNEEFLLRMLETDAGAKYVGEFAMGTNKRINRFIKNILFDEKIGGTIHMALGAGYPETGSSNESAIHWDMICEMRDGGEIIVDGELFYRSGEFQI
- the dcd gene encoding dCTP deaminase, with product MGLKPDHWIAKMAREEKMIDPFAAEQVRDGVISYGVSSYGYDIRVADEFKIFTNVYSAVVDPKQFDKASMVDLKSDVCIIPPNSFALARTVEYFRIPRGVLTICVGKSTYARCGIIVNVTPFEPEWEGFVTLEISNTTPLPAKIYANEGIAQVLFFEADDECLQSYADKKGKYQKQKEIVLPRM
- a CDS encoding serine/threonine-protein kinase encodes the protein MSVLVGKMLDHYHLRELVGQGGMATVYRAVDTRSMHEVALKVLSPAMSADRMFLKRFRREAQLVKQHLTHPSIVPVIDYGQTQGYIYLVMPFVRGETLQERMEHGSISKQECKRWVQQISDALSLAHDKGIIHRDIKPSNVMIDEKGNALLTDFGLARQIEGSDTLTGSMLMGTPAYISPEQGRGEKIDARSDQYSLGVILYRMATGRLPFESDKPMASVLAHINEPVPRPRRFNPQIPPDEERVILKSLAKRREDRFPSIRLMKEAYLAALDGKPLPQFRLPPETSPQVRLALDVVNQTGVGEMDPSSSAASTPASQRRGSLWVVPLTLVIFAGVAATLLLRDYFSGFGTTAMVTSTPSRTAAVIDIAPTATEQVVVLAASPTPEPVTSDACPGLRLQYLGEQGNDAEWIVDNQSGRSVNLVSVRELSWDATVKGVLQHIRLGDDVLWQGEIGLEDLQNGIVLEMSADANKTIPQDQVVVIALNFHWGNPAQTDYLLALEFDAGCTLSGAWR
- a CDS encoding AzlC family ABC transporter permease, producing MKTTARAEWFAGVRAQLPILLGVVPFGVIFGALALSAGIPPLETQAFSLFVFAGSAQFISAGLIAEGTPALIVVLTIFVVNLRHALYSASISQYTQHLPKRWKAVLAWLLTDEAFVVASVRYRERNNAHSHWYTLGTGLTLWASWQASTAVGIALGKVIPENSWLDFALPLTFVALLVPLLIDRPTWIAAAVSGCSAVILSGLPYKLWILIAATLGVAAGMLAEMRLARVKDLPQ